A stretch of Onychomys torridus chromosome 2, mOncTor1.1, whole genome shotgun sequence DNA encodes these proteins:
- the LOC118577463 gene encoding serine/arginine repetitive matrix protein 3-like: protein MHAFPRTTRVGKHIPASARQAPRRSLQERALEKPVPRQFGEPQWRGAVGGGNRVWCRVLQAPFPSSQPHPAGSAACRGDRTPIPEERGGGGRGLPPDKVPFPPASPLESAPPHRQTLYSSAQLASPARAAPCPQCARAGAEWPQGCPPGRCSSAPPGASPARAAAAAARQAPPPCGGRPAHPCPSRGGSGISGCQAAVRRGTAGEGRGPAQASGNPGLPRNAGRGSRGPAPPGGARRWLRSRPMASEDGGGAGQWRVRTAAQRGAAAECKHAGARGPPRAEREPSAGRRAARSLPRPPAAAHRKAPLPLDEP from the exons ATGCATGCATTTCCCCGAACAACCAGGGTGGGAAAGCACATCCCGGCCTCGGCCCGCCAGGCGCCTAGACGGAGCCTCCAAGAGCGGGCTCTGGAGAAGCCGGTTCCGCGCCAATTTGGAGAGCCGCAGTGGCGGGGAGCCGTGGGTGGAGGGAACCGAGTCTGGTGTCGCGTCCTTCAggctcccttcccttcttcccagccccacccGGCGGGCAGTGCCGCTTGCAGGGGCGACCGGACCCCAATTCCAgaagagcgggggggggggggtagag GGCTCCCGCCAGACAAGGTTCCCTTCCCTCCCGCATCCCCCCTGGAGTCAGCACCTCCTCACCGCCAGACCCTCTACAGCTCGGCTCAGCTGGC CTCGCCCGCGCGCGCCGCGCCCTGCCCTCAGTGCGCGCGGGCGGGCGCCGAGTGGCCGCAGGGCTGCCCTCCCGGCCGGTGCTCCTCCGCCCCGCCCGGCGCTTCACCTGCGCGCGCCGCGGCTGCAGCAGCCCGCCAGGCCCCTCCCCCGTGCGGGGGCCGTCCTGCTCACCCCTGTCCCTCCCGCGGTGGCTCTGGGATCTCGGGGTGTCAGGCGGCCGTTCGGCGCGGCACCGCCGGGGAGGGACGCGGCCCCGCCCAGGCCTCGGGGAACCCGGGTCTTCCCCGAAACGCGGGGCGCGGGAGCCGAGGGCCCGCCCCTCCGGGAGGGGCGAGGCGGTGGCTGAGGAGCCGGCCAATGGCGAGTGAGGACGGCGGCGGGGCCGGCCAATGGCGAGTGAGGACGGCGGCACAACGTGGAGCGGCCGCAGAATGTAAACACGCCGGAGCGCGCGGCCCGCCACGTGCGGAGCGGGAGCCATCCGCCGGGCGACGGGCGGCTCGTTCCCTCCCCCGGCCCCCGGCGGCCGCGCACAGGAAGGCGCCTCTGCCCCTGGATGAG
- the Ccne2 gene encoding G1/S-specific cyclin-E2 — MSRRSSRLQAKQQHAQPSQPDSPQEAQIIQAKKRKTAQDVKKRQEEITKKHQYEIRNCWPPVLSGGISPCIIIETPHKEIETSDFSRFTNYRFKNLFINPSPLPDLSWGCSQEVWLNMLQKESRYVHDKHFEVLHSDLEPQMRSILLDWLLEVCEVYTLHRETFYLAQDFFDRFMLTQKDINKNMLQLIGITALFIASKLEEIYAPKLQEFAYVTDGACSEVDILKMELNILKALNWELCPVTVISWLNVFLQVDAVKDVPKVLLPQYSQETFIQIAQLLDLCILAIDSLEFQYRILAAAALCHFTSIEVVKKASGLEWDDISECVDWMVPFASVVKSVSPVKLKTFKKIPMEDRHNIQTHTNYLALLNEVNYVNTFRKGGQLSPVCNGGIMTPPKSTEKPPAKH, encoded by the exons ATGTCGAGACGCAG TAGCCGTTTACAAGCTAAGCAGCAGCATGCCCAGCCCAGCCAGCCAGACTCTCCACAAGAAGCCCAGATAATTCAAgccaagaagagaaaaacagcacAG GATGTCAAAAAAAGGCAAGAGGAGATCACCAAGAAGCATCAGTATGAGATTAGG AATTGTTGGCCACCTGTCTTGTCTGGAGGAATCAGTCCTTGCATTATCATTGAAACACcccataaagaaatagaaacaagtgACTTCTCTAGGTTTACAAATTAcagatttaaaaatcttttcattaaTCCTTCGCCTCTGCCAGacttaag CTGGGGATGTTCACAGGAAGTTTGGCTAAACATGCTACAAAAGGAGAGCAGATATGTACATGACAAACATTTTGAAGTTCTTCATTCTGACCTGGAACCACAAATGAGGTCAATACTTTTAGACTGGCTTTTGGAG GTCTGTGAAGTATACACACTTCATAGGGAGACATTTTACCTTGCCCAAGACTTTTTTGACAGATTTATGTTGACacaaaaagatataaataaaaatatgcttcAACTCATTGGGATTACTGCATTGTTCATTGCTTCTAAACTTGAG gAAATCTACGCTCCCAAACTCCAAGAGTTTGCTTATGTCACTGATGGTGCTTGCAGTGAAGTAGATATCTTAAAGATGGAACTCAATATATTAAAG GCATTAAATTGGGAACTTTGTCCTGTAACAGTCATTTCCTGGTTGAATGTTTTTCTCCAAGTTGATGCTGTTAAAGATGTTCCTAAGGTTCTTCTACCTCAATATTCTCAGGAGACGTTCATCCAGATAGCACAG cTTTTAGATCTGTGCATCTTAGCCATTGACTCATTAGAATTCCAATACAGAATTCTGGCAGCTGCAGCCTTATGCCATTTTACCTCCATTGAAGTGGTTAAGAAAGCCTCAG gTTTGGAATGGGATGACATTTCAGAATGTGTAGACTGGATGGTGCCTTTTGCCAGTGTAGTAAAAAGTGTAAGTCCAGTGAAGCTGAAGACTTTTAAGAAGATACCCATGGAAGACAGACACAATATccagacacacacaaattatttGGCTTTGCtg AATGAAGTAAACTATGTGAACACCTTCAGAAAAGGAGGGCAGCTGTCGCCCGTGTGTAATGGTGGCATTATGACACCACCAAAGAGCACTGAAAAACCACCAGCAAAACACTGA